A window of the Cystobacter fuscus genome harbors these coding sequences:
- a CDS encoding ankyrin repeat domain-containing protein has protein sequence MTKQQTELIDLIRKINDLHYIETYNRVEKPEAEYLAILRKAQDGNAAILDSIRQLLAEGVSLDFKTINGHTPLAVAVTQNNVELVQLLIAHGADIHSTMGYDTPLHRAAEFGADRVVRFLIEKGLDPRAKTPGGRSVLSAARSSRHSKNVVPLLVELLKKTKSQRPPPPKKLKELSEENVTRYLAGTAPATVAARDWEALQAFMDSVFVEEHSVTIDQLYENIEEHGGTRPHLVFACIDLIQKAATREPQHKKLKKVSKTTYVHHGDLEIDGDLGVRSLMVTGSLTVKGKASNPQGRQLFVGGDFACDTFYTEGPVVIGGDLRARTVDAFYNDYGLEVRGTLKADTLTVERHQVTAGRFDVRERIDK, from the coding sequence ATGACGAAGCAGCAGACGGAACTCATCGATCTGATTCGCAAGATCAACGACCTGCACTACATCGAGACCTACAACCGGGTGGAGAAGCCCGAGGCCGAGTACCTCGCGATCCTGCGCAAGGCCCAGGACGGGAATGCCGCGATCCTCGACAGCATCCGGCAACTCCTGGCCGAGGGCGTGAGCCTCGACTTCAAGACCATCAATGGCCACACGCCCCTGGCCGTCGCGGTGACCCAGAACAACGTCGAGCTGGTCCAGTTGCTCATCGCTCATGGCGCCGACATCCATTCGACGATGGGATACGACACGCCGCTGCACCGGGCGGCGGAGTTCGGAGCCGATCGGGTGGTCCGGTTCCTCATCGAAAAAGGTCTGGACCCGCGCGCGAAGACTCCGGGAGGCAGGAGCGTCCTGTCAGCCGCTCGAAGCTCGAGACACAGCAAGAACGTCGTCCCCCTGCTGGTCGAGCTCCTGAAGAAGACGAAGTCACAGAGGCCACCCCCTCCGAAGAAGCTGAAGGAACTCTCCGAAGAGAACGTCACCCGGTACCTGGCCGGCACCGCGCCGGCGACAGTGGCCGCGCGTGACTGGGAGGCGCTCCAGGCCTTCATGGACAGCGTCTTCGTCGAGGAGCACTCGGTCACCATCGACCAGCTCTACGAGAACATCGAAGAGCACGGCGGTACGCGGCCTCACCTGGTCTTCGCCTGCATCGACCTCATCCAGAAGGCCGCGACCCGGGAGCCCCAACACAAGAAGCTCAAGAAGGTCTCCAAGACGACCTACGTCCACCATGGCGACCTGGAGATCGACGGGGACCTGGGAGTGCGCTCGCTGATGGTGACCGGGAGCCTGACGGTGAAGGGCAAGGCCTCGAACCCCCAGGGACGCCAGCTGTTCGTGGGGGGCGATTTCGCGTGCGACACCTTCTACACGGAGGGGCCCGTGGTCATCGGTGGTGACCTCCGGGCGCGAACCGTTGATGCCTTCTACAATGACTACGGCCTGGAGGTTCGTGGCACGCTGAAGGCCGACACCCTCACGGTGGAACGACACCAGGTGACGGCGGGCCGGTTCGACGTCAGGGAACGCATCGACAAGTAG
- a CDS encoding cellulose binding domain-containing protein, with translation MKTIWKQSLLAAMSLVVPLSESLAGTADFTVQYQNYNAAGPNDDIIEAGIQVRNNTSAAIPLSNIVVRYWLTKNGATTVAPACWWWNAPSCSAISLSTGSASATGADQYVEIRFTSAAGSLAAGATTAPIDLGVTFGGATVNETDDYSYGNQTVPTDWSRITVHDAGSAPTGGLRGGTLPTGGTNPPTDPPPSNLAEFFDDFTYSGTGDAAFTNLWTVRTYAGGPGVSGATWSASNVSIVTEGSDRLMRLRATTNGTTAGTSHSEVLTQAQKFRFGTYATRMRFRDTPLSGTRVFADKYVETFFALTPYSSPSYSEQDYEYLPNGGWGQGNTPTMFLTSFDKNKTASTSARLAYSHDGWHTLVLHVTPSGNVYHIDGVERANHSSQFSPLINQFLDFQMWFIELGASGGARTYFEDVDWVYFAKDAYLDTNTVNAKVSSLRGASIPRKDTVP, from the coding sequence ATGAAGACGATCTGGAAGCAGAGCCTGCTCGCCGCGATGTCGCTGGTGGTGCCCTTGAGCGAGAGCCTCGCGGGGACGGCGGATTTCACCGTCCAGTATCAGAACTACAACGCGGCGGGGCCCAACGACGACATCATCGAGGCGGGCATCCAGGTGCGCAACAACACCTCGGCCGCCATCCCCTTGAGCAACATCGTCGTGCGCTACTGGCTCACGAAGAATGGTGCCACCACCGTGGCTCCGGCGTGCTGGTGGTGGAACGCGCCGAGCTGCTCGGCCATCTCGCTGTCCACCGGGAGCGCGTCCGCCACCGGGGCGGATCAGTACGTGGAAATCCGCTTCACCAGCGCGGCCGGAAGTCTGGCCGCCGGAGCGACGACCGCGCCGATCGATCTCGGCGTCACCTTCGGGGGCGCCACCGTCAACGAGACGGATGACTATTCCTACGGCAACCAGACGGTGCCCACCGACTGGAGCCGCATCACCGTGCACGACGCGGGCTCGGCACCCACCGGCGGTCTGCGCGGCGGCACGCTTCCCACCGGCGGCACGAATCCTCCGACGGACCCGCCGCCCTCGAACCTGGCCGAGTTCTTCGATGACTTCACCTACTCGGGGACGGGCGACGCGGCGTTCACCAACCTCTGGACGGTGCGCACGTACGCGGGCGGCCCCGGCGTGAGTGGCGCCACCTGGTCCGCGAGCAACGTCTCCATCGTGACCGAGGGCTCGGACCGGCTGATGCGGCTGCGGGCGACCACCAACGGCACCACGGCGGGCACCTCGCACTCGGAGGTCCTCACCCAGGCGCAGAAGTTCCGCTTCGGCACCTACGCGACCCGGATGCGCTTCCGCGACACCCCGCTGTCCGGCACGCGCGTCTTCGCCGACAAGTACGTCGAGACCTTCTTCGCGCTCACGCCCTACAGCAGCCCCAGCTACTCGGAGCAGGACTACGAGTACCTGCCCAACGGTGGCTGGGGACAGGGCAACACCCCCACCATGTTCCTCACCTCGTTCGACAAGAACAAGACGGCGAGCACCTCGGCCCGGCTCGCCTACAGCCATGATGGCTGGCACACGCTCGTGCTGCACGTGACGCCCTCGGGCAATGTCTATCACATCGACGGCGTGGAGCGGGCCAACCACTCGTCCCAGTTCTCGCCGCTCATCAACCAGTTCCTCGACTTCCAGATGTGGTTCATCGAGCTCGGCGCCTCCGGCGGCGCGCGCACGTACTTCGAGGACGTGGACTGGGTGTACTTCGCCAAGGACGCGTACCTGGACACCAACACCGTCAACGCGAAGGTGTCGAGCCTGCGCGGTGCCTCCATCCCGCGCAAGGACACGGTGCCCTGA
- a CDS encoding polymer-forming cytoskeletal protein → MNILPSLLEPHAALLSPALNRLDELDAEGLLAAPVDLEAMVQHGVDSRPRLDGQRLEFDEPTCVVVTGDVTAETLVLEEQSVLLVLGNLKARSARLYGTALVLGTCEVTESLVGHGEPHTLTVLGAVQAGRCEMHQQYIMQFLGGGTLASLSDSEGGEEELLELMHAAGSALQVGA, encoded by the coding sequence ATGAACATCCTGCCATCGCTCCTCGAGCCCCATGCGGCCCTCCTCTCGCCCGCGTTGAATCGGCTGGACGAACTCGATGCGGAGGGGCTGCTCGCGGCCCCGGTCGACCTGGAAGCCATGGTCCAGCACGGCGTGGATTCGCGGCCCCGTCTGGACGGTCAGCGGTTGGAGTTCGACGAGCCCACGTGCGTCGTCGTCACGGGGGATGTGACGGCGGAGACGCTCGTCCTCGAGGAACAGTCCGTGCTGCTCGTGCTGGGCAACCTGAAGGCCCGCTCGGCGCGGCTGTACGGCACGGCGCTGGTGCTGGGCACGTGCGAGGTCACCGAGAGCCTCGTCGGCCATGGGGAGCCCCATACCCTGACAGTGCTCGGTGCGGTCCAGGCGGGGCGCTGCGAGATGCATCAGCAATACATCATGCAATTCCTTGGCGGAGGCACGCTCGCGAGTCTGAGCGACAGCGAGGGCGGCGAGGAGGAACTCCTGGAGTTGATGCACGCGGCGGGCAGCGCGCTCCAGGTCGGCGCGTAG
- a CDS encoding MaoC family dehydratase, whose protein sequence is MNDDNPIHVDPAVADALGFGPRTVNPGPMNLAYAMNLLLAATPDRPIAAIEARFLGNVQSGDSVRAEGTQEGDTATLRLVRAEDGAVLVDAVARLRE, encoded by the coding sequence ATGAACGACGACAATCCGATCCATGTCGATCCCGCCGTCGCCGATGCGCTGGGATTCGGCCCGCGCACCGTCAATCCCGGCCCGATGAACCTGGCCTATGCGATGAACCTGCTGCTGGCGGCGACGCCCGACCGGCCCATCGCCGCGATCGAGGCGCGCTTCCTGGGCAATGTCCAGTCGGGCGATTCGGTGCGCGCGGAAGGCACGCAGGAGGGCGACACCGCGACGCTGCGGCTGGTGCGCGCGGAGGACGGCGCGGTGCTGGTCGATGCCGTCGCGCGGCTGCGGGAGTAG